In the genome of Qipengyuania seohaensis, one region contains:
- the pstA gene encoding phosphate ABC transporter permease PstA, with protein sequence MSEHIAPTRTPAFEARLKKRYAAEKRFRSLGLAAIVFSVAVLIYLLGTMTFNGIGGFQRAEVEVPIDFTQAGLSADPATMKTPQALQSLQGQGLPEVVQYFAQESLGEAGAAELGAQAWRDVAQAIIDDPSIVRGEQTFWLPASADLASGYAGEGSRELQALAAELDSAGKIDKNFDVGFFSRADATNPQQVGIWGALKGSMLTMVVTLLLAFPIGVLAALYLEEYAPKNRWTDLIELSINNLAAVPSIIFGLLGLAVFLTLFPNLRSAPVIGGMTLALMTMPVIVIAGRNAIKAVPPSIRDGALAVGASPVQVVFHHVLPLALPGILTGTIIGMARALGETAPLLMIGMRAFVATPPDGFTSPATVLPMQIFLWSDEIDRGFVERTSAAIIVLLLFLLLMNGLAIYLRNKFEKKW encoded by the coding sequence ATGAGTGAGCATATCGCCCCCACGCGCACGCCCGCTTTCGAAGCGCGCTTGAAGAAACGCTATGCTGCGGAGAAACGCTTCCGGTCGCTCGGTCTGGCAGCGATCGTGTTTTCGGTCGCGGTGCTGATCTATCTGCTCGGCACCATGACGTTCAACGGCATCGGCGGCTTCCAGCGCGCTGAAGTCGAAGTGCCTATCGATTTCACCCAGGCGGGTCTTTCTGCCGACCCCGCAACGATGAAAACGCCCCAGGCGCTGCAATCGCTCCAGGGCCAGGGCCTGCCGGAAGTCGTCCAGTATTTCGCTCAGGAATCGCTTGGCGAAGCGGGCGCCGCAGAGCTGGGCGCGCAGGCGTGGCGTGACGTCGCGCAGGCGATCATAGACGATCCGTCTATCGTGCGCGGCGAGCAAACCTTCTGGCTCCCCGCCAGCGCGGACCTCGCCAGCGGCTATGCGGGTGAAGGGTCGCGAGAGCTCCAGGCACTGGCCGCCGAACTCGATAGTGCAGGCAAGATCGACAAGAATTTCGATGTCGGGTTCTTCTCCCGCGCCGACGCCACCAACCCCCAGCAAGTCGGGATCTGGGGCGCTCTCAAGGGTTCGATGCTGACGATGGTCGTCACGCTCCTGCTCGCCTTCCCCATCGGCGTTTTGGCTGCACTTTATCTCGAAGAATATGCACCGAAAAACCGCTGGACTGACCTGATCGAGCTTTCGATCAACAACCTTGCGGCTGTTCCTTCGATCATCTTCGGCTTGCTCGGCCTGGCAGTCTTCCTGACCCTGTTCCCCAACTTGCGCTCTGCCCCCGTGATCGGCGGTATGACGCTCGCGCTCATGACGATGCCCGTGATCGTCATCGCGGGCCGCAACGCGATCAAGGCGGTTCCGCCGAGTATTCGCGATGGCGCGCTGGCCGTCGGTGCATCTCCGGTGCAGGTGGTATTCCACCACGTATTGCCGCTCGCCTTACCCGGCATCCTGACTGGCACGATCATCGGCATGGCGCGTGCGCTCGGCGAAACCGCTCCGCTGCTCATGATTGGGATGCGCGCTTTCGTCGCCACCCCACCCGACGGTTTCACTTCGCCGGCCACTGTCCTGCCCATGCAGATCTTCCTCTGGTCGGATGAAATCGACCGCGGTTTCGTGGAACGAACAAGTGCGGCTATCATCGTCCTATTGCTGTTCCTCCTGCTGATGAACGGCCTCGCCATCTACCTGCGCAACAAGTTCGAGAAAAAGTGGTGA
- the pstC gene encoding phosphate ABC transporter permease subunit PstC — translation MSLTILLLLALGLGLAGWLAARARAWTFRKASPTGRLASLPSYHAWYVALWIVLPVLVFIAIWSAVAPGLVTQSVLAAPAADQLPAFGFQRQTILNEARAVATGAAQGVFNPLAREFVEPYRDALSFYNWIGIAATLVIAFLGGAFAFLRLKPDFTARTRVERIVMAILFGASLVAILTTIGIFVSLVFETLRFFGMVNPIDFLFGTHWAPDPMSNPENPDPTRYGAIPLFWGTLFIGAIIAMIVAIPLGLMSAVYLTQYADPRLRAWVKPTLEILAGVPTVVYGYFAALTIAPAIRDLAVDLGASNPSSESALAAGLVMGVMIIPFVSSMADDSIAAVPQSMRDGSLAMGATTNETIRRVLVPAALPGIVAGVMLAISRAIGETMIVVMAASTAANLSANPLDSMTTVTVQIVAMLTGEGSFDHPATLSAFALGFVLFMVTLGLNFIALRVVKRFREAYE, via the coding sequence ATGTCGCTAACCATTCTGCTCCTCCTGGCCCTCGGGCTCGGGCTCGCCGGATGGTTGGCGGCTCGTGCGCGTGCGTGGACCTTCCGCAAGGCGAGCCCCACCGGGCGGCTCGCCAGCTTGCCGAGCTACCACGCGTGGTATGTCGCGCTGTGGATAGTGCTGCCCGTTCTTGTCTTCATCGCTATTTGGAGTGCGGTCGCGCCGGGTCTCGTGACCCAGTCGGTCCTTGCCGCCCCTGCCGCAGACCAGCTGCCTGCTTTCGGTTTCCAGCGCCAGACGATCCTCAACGAAGCACGCGCTGTCGCCACTGGCGCAGCGCAAGGCGTCTTCAATCCGCTCGCCCGCGAATTCGTCGAACCTTATCGCGACGCGCTGTCCTTCTACAATTGGATCGGCATCGCCGCGACCCTGGTAATCGCCTTCCTCGGAGGAGCCTTCGCGTTCCTGCGTCTGAAACCCGATTTCACCGCGCGCACTCGGGTGGAACGCATCGTAATGGCGATCCTGTTTGGCGCATCGCTGGTTGCCATCCTGACGACCATCGGAATCTTCGTCAGCCTCGTCTTCGAGACGCTGCGCTTCTTCGGGATGGTCAATCCGATCGACTTCCTCTTCGGGACCCACTGGGCACCCGATCCGATGAGCAATCCTGAAAATCCGGACCCGACACGCTACGGCGCCATTCCGCTGTTCTGGGGCACGCTGTTCATCGGCGCGATCATTGCGATGATCGTGGCCATCCCGCTCGGACTGATGAGCGCAGTCTATCTTACGCAGTATGCCGACCCTCGCCTGCGTGCATGGGTGAAACCGACGCTGGAAATTCTCGCTGGCGTGCCGACCGTGGTCTACGGCTATTTCGCTGCGCTCACCATCGCCCCTGCGATCCGTGACCTTGCGGTCGATCTTGGTGCATCCAACCCGTCCTCCGAAAGCGCCCTCGCGGCAGGCCTGGTGATGGGTGTGATGATCATTCCTTTCGTGTCGTCGATGGCCGACGATTCCATTGCTGCCGTGCCGCAATCCATGCGCGACGGCAGCCTTGCGATGGGCGCCACGACGAACGAGACTATCCGCCGCGTTCTCGTACCGGCTGCCCTTCCAGGCATCGTCGCGGGTGTGATGCTCGCGATCAGCCGCGCAATCGGTGAGACCATGATCGTGGTGATGGCCGCTTCGACTGCAGCAAACCTGAGCGCCAATCCGCTCGATTCCATGACCACGGTGACGGTGCAGATCGTAGCCATGTTGACCGGCGAAGGCAGTTTCGACCATCCGGCAACCCTCAGCGCATTTGCGCTCGGCTTCGTGCTGTTCATGGTCACGCTCGGTCTCAACTTCATCGCCCTGCGCGTCGTAAAGAGGTTCCGCGAAGCTTATGAGTGA
- a CDS encoding substrate-binding domain-containing protein: protein MTKTFKIALAAASALALTACGDNSAGGGSREQIKAVGSSTVFPFSKAVSEAFARDTQFASPIIESTGTGGGMKLFCSGVGAQTPDIANASRRMKASEFAGCQSNGVTDIIEVQVGLDGIALASSKGGIMMNLTPKMVYEALAASPYGGEQTTKTWADVDPSLPAQPILVYGPPSTSGTRDALKELILEAGCKTDEATKALKETDEDRYDQVCTEVRSDGAYVDQGEQDNLIVQKIEGNPNAVGIFGYSYLEENLDKVQGLPMNGVDPTYENIASFEYPGARPLYMYVKKAHLDAIPGLKEFLGQWATMWDKDGPLAKIGLVANPDDVAAAAKAAVTEYTTLDGSELK, encoded by the coding sequence ATGACCAAGACTTTCAAGATTGCTCTCGCCGCCGCTTCGGCTCTCGCGCTCACCGCTTGTGGTGACAATTCCGCCGGTGGCGGTTCGCGCGAACAGATCAAGGCCGTCGGCTCCTCGACCGTCTTCCCGTTCTCGAAGGCGGTTTCGGAAGCCTTCGCCCGCGACACCCAGTTCGCATCGCCGATCATCGAATCGACCGGTACGGGCGGCGGCATGAAGCTGTTCTGCTCCGGCGTCGGCGCTCAAACGCCCGATATCGCCAATGCATCGCGCCGCATGAAGGCCAGCGAGTTCGCTGGCTGCCAGAGCAATGGCGTGACCGACATCATCGAAGTACAGGTCGGCCTCGACGGCATCGCCCTCGCCTCTTCGAAGGGCGGCATCATGATGAACCTCACCCCGAAGATGGTATACGAAGCGCTGGCCGCTTCGCCCTATGGCGGTGAGCAGACCACCAAGACCTGGGCAGATGTAGATCCCTCGCTCCCGGCGCAGCCGATCCTCGTCTACGGCCCGCCGAGCACGTCGGGCACGCGCGACGCGCTCAAGGAACTGATCCTCGAAGCCGGCTGCAAGACCGACGAAGCCACCAAGGCGCTCAAGGAAACCGACGAAGACCGCTACGACCAGGTTTGCACGGAAGTCCGCAGCGACGGCGCTTATGTCGACCAGGGCGAGCAAGACAACCTGATCGTCCAGAAAATCGAAGGCAATCCGAACGCGGTGGGGATTTTCGGCTATTCGTACCTTGAGGAGAATCTCGACAAGGTGCAGGGCCTGCCGATGAATGGCGTCGACCCGACCTACGAGAACATCGCCAGCTTCGAATACCCGGGCGCACGTCCGCTCTACATGTACGTCAAGAAGGCACACCTCGACGCCATCCCCGGCCTGAAGGAGTTCCTCGGCCAGTGGGCGACCATGTGGGACAAGGACGGGCCGCTCGCCAAGATCGGCCTCGTCGCCAATCCCGATGATGTAGCAGCCGCAGCCAAGGCTGCTGTCACCGAGTACACCACGCTCGACGGTTCCGAGCTGAAGTAA
- a CDS encoding OprO/OprP family phosphate-selective porin: protein MNSPFRLSVIAAALSCTIATPVSAQAEAAPTAPQELAEMRAQLAALVTRIDQLEGELAEEKAANAAQDATIAATAQAAAAPAPAAEPQVATLKKKDGWSFKPRGRLMYDAGFTSVPDSTGRDDGFANEVRRARLGASGGLGGGFGYKFELDFAGNEVEAADAILTYEDGGLEVAIGHHNNFQSLEELTSSLHTTFIERAAFTDAFGFERRIGASVSYSSGIVLAQAGVFTDNFDDTGTDNRGFDGRLVVMPKSGNTQFHLGGSLHYNDLGQEDASVRYRQRPLVHFTSERFVSTGNIDAESEFGFGIEGAMVSGPFHAAAEGFWQNVDMPAMTDNPTFFGGYAEVGYFLTKGDSRGYKGGKFDRTKPESPVGEGGMGSVQLNLRYDFLDLNDAGIVGGIQNGYLASLIWKPTDYTLFSLNYGKMDYTDAVHAKADGDTDYTVDAFGIRAQVDF, encoded by the coding sequence ATGAATTCGCCATTCCGGCTCTCTGTTATCGCGGCCGCGTTGAGCTGCACCATCGCAACTCCCGTTTCTGCGCAGGCCGAAGCTGCCCCTACGGCGCCGCAGGAACTCGCAGAAATGCGGGCTCAACTCGCAGCTCTCGTGACCCGCATCGACCAGCTCGAAGGTGAGCTCGCAGAGGAAAAGGCCGCAAATGCCGCGCAGGATGCGACAATCGCCGCCACTGCCCAAGCGGCTGCCGCCCCTGCCCCTGCAGCGGAGCCGCAGGTTGCTACCCTTAAAAAGAAGGATGGCTGGAGCTTCAAGCCGCGCGGTCGCCTGATGTACGACGCCGGCTTCACGAGCGTTCCTGACTCGACCGGACGCGACGATGGCTTCGCAAATGAAGTGCGCCGCGCACGTCTTGGCGCATCCGGCGGGCTTGGCGGAGGTTTCGGGTACAAATTCGAACTCGACTTCGCCGGCAACGAGGTCGAAGCGGCCGATGCGATCCTGACCTACGAAGACGGCGGTCTGGAAGTGGCGATCGGCCACCACAACAATTTCCAGTCGCTCGAAGAACTGACCAGCAGCCTGCACACGACCTTCATCGAGCGCGCTGCTTTCACCGATGCATTCGGTTTCGAACGCCGGATCGGTGCCTCGGTCAGCTACAGCAGCGGCATCGTCTTGGCGCAGGCAGGCGTCTTCACCGATAATTTCGATGACACTGGCACCGACAATCGCGGTTTCGACGGACGCCTGGTGGTGATGCCGAAGAGCGGGAACACGCAATTCCATCTCGGCGGCTCGCTGCACTACAACGATCTGGGCCAGGAAGACGCCAGTGTCCGCTATCGCCAGCGCCCGCTCGTGCACTTCACCTCGGAGCGGTTCGTGAGCACCGGCAACATCGATGCGGAAAGCGAGTTCGGATTTGGCATCGAAGGCGCGATGGTTTCTGGCCCCTTCCACGCTGCGGCTGAAGGTTTCTGGCAGAATGTCGACATGCCCGCGATGACCGACAACCCGACCTTCTTCGGCGGTTATGCCGAGGTCGGCTATTTCCTGACCAAGGGTGACAGTCGTGGCTACAAGGGCGGGAAATTCGACCGCACGAAGCCCGAAAGCCCGGTCGGCGAAGGCGGCATGGGCTCGGTACAGCTGAACCTTCGCTACGATTTCCTTGACCTCAACGATGCAGGAATCGTCGGCGGCATCCAGAACGGCTACCTCGCGTCGCTGATCTGGAAACCGACGGATTATACGCTCTTCAGCCTGAACTACGGCAAGATGGACTACACCGATGCAGTCCATGCCAAGGCGGATGGCGACACCGATTACACCGTCGATGCTTTCGGAATTCGCGCTCAGGTCGATTTCTGA
- a CDS encoding sensor histidine kinase, with translation MSARSFPWSAFALAIATAIGLLVLEIPFFVVAVILLVWAGSLWLVGSTPPPPVEKNSEGSISRDSMGDLFEHSETPVLLTERGRVIIANIAARRLLGAHILGQDVKMALRQPEAVRLLEKPEDGAAVVRGLARRKDIWRINRKKLDKNLSVIELVNKTAEADISRAHTDFVANASHELRTPLAAILGYVETLREDGAEIDPKMADKFLGTIHREAKRLQDLVSDLMSLSRIEAEKHDLPAKTVALGELAKRAAHDGAGAERMDRLDFEAHGEFLVRGDEQQLEQLVRNLVDNAMKYGAPDTPVTVRLVPQGDARVLMTVTDRGEGIAPEHIPHLTRRFYRTDPGRSRASGGTGLGLAIVKHIVERHRGKLVIESKQGEGTRVKITLPLAD, from the coding sequence ATGAGCGCGCGCTCCTTTCCCTGGTCCGCCTTTGCCCTGGCGATTGCGACGGCCATCGGTCTTCTCGTGCTCGAGATCCCTTTTTTCGTCGTCGCGGTGATCCTGCTGGTCTGGGCCGGGTCGCTGTGGCTCGTTGGCTCGACACCACCGCCGCCTGTAGAGAAGAACAGCGAGGGATCGATCTCGCGCGATTCAATGGGCGATCTGTTCGAGCACTCCGAAACGCCCGTCCTGCTTACCGAGCGTGGACGCGTCATCATCGCGAACATTGCCGCGCGCAGGCTGCTGGGCGCACACATTCTCGGACAGGATGTGAAGATGGCTTTGCGCCAGCCGGAAGCGGTGCGCCTGCTGGAAAAGCCGGAAGACGGTGCCGCCGTTGTGAGGGGCCTCGCTCGGAGGAAGGATATCTGGCGTATCAATCGCAAGAAATTGGACAAGAACCTTTCGGTCATCGAACTCGTCAACAAGACGGCAGAGGCAGATATCAGCCGCGCGCATACCGATTTCGTTGCCAATGCCAGCCACGAATTGCGCACTCCGCTTGCGGCAATCCTGGGATATGTCGAGACGCTCCGCGAAGACGGCGCGGAAATCGATCCCAAGATGGCGGACAAGTTCCTTGGCACCATCCACCGCGAAGCAAAGCGCCTGCAGGATCTCGTAAGTGATCTGATGTCGCTGTCGCGCATCGAAGCCGAAAAACACGACCTGCCTGCAAAAACCGTTGCGCTGGGTGAGTTGGCCAAACGCGCCGCGCACGATGGCGCCGGTGCCGAGCGGATGGATCGCCTCGACTTCGAAGCGCATGGAGAATTTCTGGTCCGTGGTGACGAGCAACAGCTCGAACAGCTGGTGCGAAACCTAGTCGACAATGCGATGAAGTACGGTGCACCGGATACGCCCGTCACGGTAAGGCTTGTACCGCAAGGCGATGCCCGGGTCCTAATGACCGTGACCGATCGCGGCGAAGGCATCGCTCCGGAACATATCCCGCACCTGACGCGACGGTTTTACCGGACAGATCCGGGTCGCAGCCGCGCATCCGGCGGAACCGGGCTCGGCCTCGCCATCGTGAAGCACATCGTCGAACGACATCGCGGCAAGCTGGTTATCGAGAGCAAGCAGGGCGAAGGAACGCGGGTAAAGATCACCCTCCCCCTCGCCGACTAA
- the recJ gene encoding single-stranded-DNA-specific exonuclease RecJ — MATSALPYVYGVSRSLTGKAWRWRGGNMDLGQGNFSDGQDILRQILLARGVDAQDIERHMTPTLRDFLPDPSEFNDMDVAAERLAQAVLTGEKITVYGDYDVDGATSSALLIRLLRELGVDADYYIPDRLLEGYGPSGEALVKLGQAGSSLVVTVDCGAMAHDALSMASDAGIDVIVVDHHKCSPELPRTVALVNPNRLDENDLAAAHGHLAAVGVAFLLAIAVVRTLRNSGYFEDRTAPDLLALLDLVALGTVADVAALHGLNRAFVAQGLKVMGKRANTGMAALIDASRLKRSPVCSDLGFALGPRINAGGRVGESTLGVRLLTTQDPEEAAQIAAQLSALNEERRAIEAEVQQAAEEQLAAQHNRAVHVLNGEGWHPGVIGIVAGRIKEKTGKPSLVIAVDAASGEGKGSGRSIPGVDLGAAIIRACEEGLLVKGGGHAMAAGLTVDADKIDALAEWLDSHLEQAVVRASDNLEMLLDIAVAPGGLTPELVESLDAGGPYGVGWPGPRVAVGPVRLVKCDIVGTDHVRLIASGDDGKSFKGIAFRAADSEMGQALLHGSRGRRLWLAGRAKIDDWGSRPQAELHLEDAAFAD, encoded by the coding sequence ATGGCTACATCTGCGCTACCTTACGTCTACGGCGTCTCACGCTCGCTCACCGGAAAGGCTTGGCGGTGGCGCGGCGGCAATATGGATCTGGGACAGGGCAATTTCTCGGACGGGCAGGACATCTTGCGCCAGATCCTGCTTGCCCGGGGTGTCGATGCACAGGACATCGAGCGCCACATGACCCCGACGCTGCGCGATTTCCTTCCCGATCCGTCCGAGTTTAACGACATGGACGTGGCAGCCGAGCGGCTTGCGCAGGCCGTCCTCACCGGAGAGAAGATTACCGTCTACGGGGATTACGATGTGGATGGAGCGACCAGCTCTGCGCTGCTGATCAGGTTGCTTCGCGAACTCGGCGTCGACGCGGACTATTATATTCCGGACCGGCTGCTGGAAGGTTACGGGCCATCCGGCGAAGCATTGGTCAAGCTGGGTCAGGCCGGGTCCAGCCTCGTGGTTACTGTCGACTGCGGTGCAATGGCACACGACGCGCTTTCGATGGCAAGCGATGCAGGCATCGACGTGATCGTTGTCGACCACCACAAATGCTCGCCTGAACTGCCGCGCACGGTCGCGCTGGTGAATCCGAACCGGCTCGACGAAAACGACCTTGCCGCGGCCCATGGGCACCTTGCGGCGGTTGGCGTGGCATTCCTGCTCGCCATCGCAGTCGTCCGCACACTGCGCAACAGCGGTTATTTCGAAGACCGCACCGCACCCGACCTGCTGGCCTTACTTGATCTCGTCGCGCTGGGCACAGTCGCCGATGTGGCGGCGTTGCACGGCCTCAACCGCGCGTTCGTTGCGCAAGGGCTCAAGGTAATGGGCAAGCGCGCCAATACGGGAATGGCCGCACTTATCGATGCCAGCCGCCTGAAGCGCAGCCCCGTTTGCTCCGATCTCGGGTTCGCGCTGGGACCGCGCATCAATGCGGGTGGGCGGGTCGGAGAATCCACGCTCGGTGTCAGATTGCTAACCACGCAGGATCCAGAGGAAGCTGCGCAGATTGCCGCTCAGCTTTCCGCACTCAACGAAGAACGGCGCGCCATCGAGGCAGAAGTCCAGCAGGCGGCGGAAGAGCAACTGGCCGCCCAGCACAATCGCGCCGTTCACGTGCTCAACGGCGAAGGCTGGCACCCCGGGGTTATCGGCATCGTGGCAGGACGGATAAAGGAGAAGACCGGGAAACCGTCCCTCGTCATCGCGGTGGACGCGGCATCGGGTGAAGGCAAAGGATCCGGACGCTCGATCCCCGGGGTCGATCTGGGCGCTGCCATTATCCGTGCCTGCGAGGAAGGATTGCTGGTCAAGGGCGGCGGACACGCCATGGCCGCTGGCCTTACCGTCGATGCCGACAAGATCGATGCATTGGCCGAATGGCTGGACAGCCATCTCGAACAAGCCGTCGTCCGGGCATCTGACAATCTCGAGATGTTACTCGATATCGCGGTCGCTCCCGGGGGTCTTACACCCGAGCTGGTCGAATCGCTCGATGCCGGCGGCCCATACGGCGTGGGCTGGCCTGGACCGAGGGTCGCGGTCGGCCCGGTCCGGCTCGTAAAATGCGATATCGTCGGAACGGATCACGTACGCCTGATCGCCAGCGGTGATGACGGAAAAAGCTTCAAGGGGATCGCGTTTCGGGCGGCCGATAGCGAAATGGGCCAGGCCCTGCTCCATGGCTCGCGCGGACGCCGCTTGTGGCTGGCAGGCCGCGCGAAGATCGACGATTGGGGCAGTCGCCCGCAAGCGGAGCTGCACCTCGAAGACGCAGCTTTCGCAGACTGA